From Brassica oleracea var. oleracea cultivar TO1000 chromosome C3, BOL, whole genome shotgun sequence, a single genomic window includes:
- the LOC106330879 gene encoding coronatine-insensitive protein 1-like, with translation MHCYQTIISKVSIEDLETIAKTCSSSLVSLKISGFDLLRQQGTLRLASVLKFYGGAIVEDIDDPDKYFNADIYYFPPKLCHVGDFIGLFLKHISIMYAFADRLKTLDLFGAVLGNYAHCIIRRRLPNIEILNTSTCIGDEGLDVLSQYCKKFKVLEIRQPSDRDDHDRYRVTDRGMIHVATNCIDLEYITVCMMQLRNITLLAIAENLKELKNFDVQMMIWQPAWM, from the coding sequence ATGCACTGTTATCAGACGATCATTTCTAAGGTGAGCATAGAAGATCTCGAAACCATTGCAAAAACATGCAGCAGCTCTCTGGTTTCACTGAAGATTAGTGGATTTGATCTATTGAGACAACAAGGGACCTTAAGGCTAGCTAGTGTGCTTAAGTTTTATGGTGGAGCCATTGTTGAGGATATTGATGACCCTGACAAGTACTTCAATGCAGATATATATTATTTTCCACCCAAGCTCTGTCATGTTGGTGACTTCATTGGTCTCTTTCTCAAACATATCTCGATCATGTATGCTTTTGCCGACAGACTCAAGACACTGGATCTGTTTGGCGCTGTGCTAGGCAACTATGCCCACTGTATAATTCGGAGGAGGCTTCCCAACATTGAAATTCTCAACACTAGTACTTGCATTGGAGACGAGGGACTCGATGTCCTTTCTCAGTACTGCAAGAAATTCAAAGTGTTAGAAATTCGTCAACCTTCAGATAGAGATGATCATGACCGTTATCGTGTCACAGATAGAGGAATGATACATGTTGCTACAAACTGCATCGACTTAGAATACATTACTGTATGCATGATGCAGCTTCGAAACATAACTCTACTAGCTATTGCTGAGAACTTGAAAGAGTTGAAGAACTTTGACGTGCAGATGATGATATGGCAACCAGCTTGGATGTAG